The following are encoded together in the Thunnus albacares chromosome 7, fThuAlb1.1, whole genome shotgun sequence genome:
- the LOC122985896 gene encoding gliomedin-like isoform X1: MKERSGVCLALKALLAGVCVLLLLSSAGVVFLLFRHKELTEEVVRLDAQMQALAQSCRLQTGFLRTEPGEAGQLKALDRSRRSHSGAPKQSLDKDEKDMLMLMTYSMVPVKAFVDLCNGSRGICLTGPPGPPGLPGRAGSPGPPGRRGKRGHPGEKGEPGPKGDPGALRLKGETCNDIFIEGPPGPRGPPGPPGPPGPARCPEKTRTNTSREHTHQTNMLTDSSPFLTREAVNETRNISSSWSSNETESSTPRPADDARSVLNVTYSKKLLDTNIESDPTQKSDAFNSSGNINDTSMKSDSSYPPQTNNLMNVTTNERLTTTVDSVSFHPDYSHNILNDTNMDNVTDKPIKSLTALLSPDLTQNSDVFNGSRNITDTPMKRELVSPPPDYSNDTLTETNTENVTEASINILTVLPTTHPAHDTRDVLNVTDTEKLPDTNLETESVSFHEDDTSNDTNTENVTDPAINILTVLPTTHPAHDTRDVLNVTDTEKLPDTNLETESVSFHEDDTSNDTNTENVTDPAINILTVLPTPHPAHDTRDVLNVTDTEKLPDTNLETESASIHEDYSHNTLNETNTENVTEAAIKLLSDSSHSPHLNVTNNKRWTKTESPKPRPADDDRDALNVADTEKTNIESESASFHPDYSHTLNNNIIETVTGAPIPLVTDSFSTESTQKSDVFNSTRNVIGAPMKSDSSYPPWTDNQMNVTTNDSWTKTECFIKTVKCSEEVTKMQSTYGSWMSDTSQLNEGRYWQAEHFSGRLLTEHKNISAFQNTSIKTIDVKKFYQGCGHVVYKGSFYFHNAGTHRLVKFNLNTRRTNTLIMARSRYNNLTYLFRNSKTYFKFAVDENGLWVIFASNTGDNTMVAKLNPETFSVESVINTGYPTSKAGNAFIACGVLYITDGKDRRVTYAFDLKKESPLDVSFDLRPANGILAMLSYYPNKKLLYMWDNSSVKTCKVKLKQTQT; the protein is encoded by the exons atgaaggagaggagcGGAGTTTGTCTTGCGTTGAAAGCGCTGCTGGCAGgggtgtgtgtgctgctgctccTGAGCTCGGCAGGTGTGGTGTTTCTGCTGTTTCGACACAAGGAGCTGACGGAGGAAGTGGTCAGGCTGGACGCCCAGATGCAGGCGCTGGCACAGAGCTGCAGGCTGCAGACAGGATTCCTGCGCACGGAGCCTGGAGAGGCCGGACAGCTGAAGGCGCTCGACCGCAGCAGAAGGAGCCACAGTGGAGCTCCAAAACAAAGCCTTGACAAAGACGAGAAGGATATGCTGATGCTGATGACATACTCCATGGTCCCT gTCAAAGCCTTCGTAGATCTGTGTAATGGCTCCAGAGGAATTTGTTTAACAG GCCCACCTGGACCTccag GTTTGCCTGGTAGAGCTGGTTCACCAGGACCACCGGGCAGACGAGGAAAAAGAG GACACCCTGGTGAAAAAGGAGAACCAGGACCTAAAGGAGACCCAGGGGCTCTACGACTGAAAGGCGAGACCTGCAATGACATTTTCATTGAGG GTCCTCCTGGTCCAAGGGGTCCACCTGGCCCACCCGGTCCACCTGGTCCTGCTCGGTGCCCTGAGAAAACAAGAACCAACACCAGCAGAGAACACACCCATCAAACCAACATGTTGACGG ATTCATCTCCTTTCCTGACCAGAGAGGCCGTCAATGAAACCagaaacatcagcagcagctggtcAAGTAACGAGACTG AATCTTCAACACCTCGTCCAGCTGATGATGCCAGAAGCGTCTTGAATGTTACGTACTCCAAGAAACTTTTAGACACAAATATAGAATCGG ATCCGACTCAAAAGAGTGACGCTTTTAATAGCAGTGGAAATATTAATGATACATCCATGAAAAGTG ACTCTTCATATCCACCTCAGACCAACAATCTGATGAATGTGACGACCAATGAGCGCTTGACAACAACTG tGGACTCAGTATCCTTTCATCCAGACTACAGCCACAACATCTTGAATGATACCAACATGGACAATGTTACAGACAAACCAATAAAATCATTAACAG CTCTACTTTCTCCAGATCTGACTCAaaacagtgatgtcttcaatgGCAGCAGAAACATTACTGATACACCCATGAAAAGAG AGTTGGTATCACCTCCTCCAGACTACAGCAATGACACTTTGACTGAAACCAACACAGAAAATGTTACAGAGGCATCAATTAACATCTTAACAG TTTTACCAACAACACATCCAGCTCATGACACCAgagatgttttaaatgttactGACACTGAAAAACTTCCAGACACAAATTTGGAAACAG agTCAGTGTCGTTTCATGAAGACGACACCTCAAATGATACCAACACAGAGAACGTTACAGATCCGGCAATTAACATATTAACAG TTTTACCAACAACACATCCAGCTCATGACACCAgagatgttttaaatgttactGACACTGAGAAACTTCCAGACACAAATTTGGAAACTG agTCAGTGTCGTTTCATGAAGACGACACCTCAAATGATACCAACACAGAGAACGTTACAGATCCGGCAATTAACATATTAACAG TTTTACCAACACCACATCCAGCTCATGACACCAgagatgttttaaatgttactGACACTGAAAAACTTCCAGACACAAATTTGGAAACTG agTCAGCATCAATTCATGAAGACTACAGCCACAACACCTTGAATGAAACCAACACAGAGAATGTTACAGAGGCGGcaataaaattattatcag ACTCTTCACATTCACCCCATCTAAATGTGACTAACAACAAGAGATGGACCAAAACTG aGTCTCCAAAACCTCGTCCAGCGGATGATGACAGAGATGCTTTGAATGTTGctgacactgaaaaaacaaatatagagTCTG agtCAGCATCATTTCATCCAGACTACAGCCACACCTTGAATAATAACATCATAGAGACTGTTACAGGGGCACCAATACCATTAGTTACAG ACTCATTTTCTACAGAATCGACTCAAAAGAGTGACGTCTTTAATAGCACTAGAAACGTTATTGGCGCACCCATGAAAAGTG ACTCTTCATATCCACCTTGGACTGACAATCAGATGAATGTGACAACTAATGACAGCTGGACAAAAACTG AGTGTTTTATTAAAACCGTAAAATGTTCGGAGGAAGTCACCAAAATGCAAAGCACTTATGGATCCTGGATGTCAGACACATCCCAGCTGAATGAAGGTCGATACTGGCAGGCCGAGCATTTTTCAG GTCGACTTTTGACGGAGCACAAGAACATTTCGGCATTTCAAAACACAAGCATTAAAACTATAGATGTCAAGAAGTTCTACCAAGGGTGCGGCCATGTCGTTTACAAGGGGTCCTTTTACTTCCATAACGCAGGAACACACAGACTTGTAAA atttaaCCTGAACACCAGGAGAACAAACACTCTGATCATGGCACGCAGCAGATACAATAACCTGACTTATCTTTTCCGCAACTCAAAGACTTATTTCAAGTTTGCTGTGGATGAAAATGGACTGTGGGTCATCTTTGCATCAAACACAGGTGACAATACGATGGTTGCGAAGCTAAACCCCGAGACGTTCTCCGTGGAGTCTGTCATTAACACTGGCTATCCCACAAGTAAAGCGGGAAATGCTTTCATTGCATGTGGGGTGCTTTATATCACCGATGGCAAAGACAGAAGAGTGACATATGCCTTCGATTTAAAGAAAGAGAGTCCTCTTGATGTAAGTTTTGATCTAAGGCCAGCTAATGGCATCTTGGCTATGTTGTCATATTATCCCAACAAAAAGCTTTTGTACATGTGGGACAACAGCAGTGTGAAAACCTGCAAAGTTAAACTCAAGCAGACCCAAACATAA
- the LOC122985896 gene encoding gliomedin-like isoform X4, protein MKERSGVCLALKALLAGVCVLLLLSSAGVVFLLFRHKELTEEVVRLDAQMQALAQSCRLQTGFLRTEPGEAGQLKALDRSRRSHSGAPKQSLDKDEKDMLMLMTYSMVPVKAFVDLCNGSRGICLTGPPGPPGLPGRAGSPGPPGRRGKRGHPGEKGEPGPKGDPGALRLKGETCNDIFIEGPPGPRGPPGPPGPPGPARCPEKTRTNTSREHTHQTNMLTDSSPFLTREAVNETRNISSSWSSNETESSTPRPADDARSVLNVTYSKKLLDTNIESDPTQKSDAFNSSGNINDTSMKSDSSYPPQTNNLMNVTTNERLTTTALLSPDLTQNSDVFNGSRNITDTPMKRELVSPPPDYSNDTLTETNTENVTEASINILTVLPTTHPAHDTRDVLNVTDTEKLPDTNLETESVSFHEDDTSNDTNTENVTDPAINILTVLPTTHPAHDTRDVLNVTDTEKLPDTNLETESVSFHEDDTSNDTNTENVTDPAINILTVLPTPHPAHDTRDVLNVTDTEKLPDTNLETESASIHEDYSHNTLNETNTENVTEAAIKLLSDSSHSPHLNVTNNKRWTKTESPKPRPADDDRDALNVADTEKTNIESESASFHPDYSHTLNNNIIETVTGAPIPLVTDSFSTESTQKSDVFNSTRNVIGAPMKSDSSYPPWTDNQMNVTTNDSWTKTECFIKTVKCSEEVTKMQSTYGSWMSDTSQLNEGRYWQAEHFSGRLLTEHKNISAFQNTSIKTIDVKKFYQGCGHVVYKGSFYFHNAGTHRLVKFNLNTRRTNTLIMARSRYNNLTYLFRNSKTYFKFAVDENGLWVIFASNTGDNTMVAKLNPETFSVESVINTGYPTSKAGNAFIACGVLYITDGKDRRVTYAFDLKKESPLDVSFDLRPANGILAMLSYYPNKKLLYMWDNSSVKTCKVKLKQTQT, encoded by the exons atgaaggagaggagcGGAGTTTGTCTTGCGTTGAAAGCGCTGCTGGCAGgggtgtgtgtgctgctgctccTGAGCTCGGCAGGTGTGGTGTTTCTGCTGTTTCGACACAAGGAGCTGACGGAGGAAGTGGTCAGGCTGGACGCCCAGATGCAGGCGCTGGCACAGAGCTGCAGGCTGCAGACAGGATTCCTGCGCACGGAGCCTGGAGAGGCCGGACAGCTGAAGGCGCTCGACCGCAGCAGAAGGAGCCACAGTGGAGCTCCAAAACAAAGCCTTGACAAAGACGAGAAGGATATGCTGATGCTGATGACATACTCCATGGTCCCT gTCAAAGCCTTCGTAGATCTGTGTAATGGCTCCAGAGGAATTTGTTTAACAG GCCCACCTGGACCTccag GTTTGCCTGGTAGAGCTGGTTCACCAGGACCACCGGGCAGACGAGGAAAAAGAG GACACCCTGGTGAAAAAGGAGAACCAGGACCTAAAGGAGACCCAGGGGCTCTACGACTGAAAGGCGAGACCTGCAATGACATTTTCATTGAGG GTCCTCCTGGTCCAAGGGGTCCACCTGGCCCACCCGGTCCACCTGGTCCTGCTCGGTGCCCTGAGAAAACAAGAACCAACACCAGCAGAGAACACACCCATCAAACCAACATGTTGACGG ATTCATCTCCTTTCCTGACCAGAGAGGCCGTCAATGAAACCagaaacatcagcagcagctggtcAAGTAACGAGACTG AATCTTCAACACCTCGTCCAGCTGATGATGCCAGAAGCGTCTTGAATGTTACGTACTCCAAGAAACTTTTAGACACAAATATAGAATCGG ATCCGACTCAAAAGAGTGACGCTTTTAATAGCAGTGGAAATATTAATGATACATCCATGAAAAGTG ACTCTTCATATCCACCTCAGACCAACAATCTGATGAATGTGACGACCAATGAGCGCTTGACAACAACTG CTCTACTTTCTCCAGATCTGACTCAaaacagtgatgtcttcaatgGCAGCAGAAACATTACTGATACACCCATGAAAAGAG AGTTGGTATCACCTCCTCCAGACTACAGCAATGACACTTTGACTGAAACCAACACAGAAAATGTTACAGAGGCATCAATTAACATCTTAACAG TTTTACCAACAACACATCCAGCTCATGACACCAgagatgttttaaatgttactGACACTGAAAAACTTCCAGACACAAATTTGGAAACAG agTCAGTGTCGTTTCATGAAGACGACACCTCAAATGATACCAACACAGAGAACGTTACAGATCCGGCAATTAACATATTAACAG TTTTACCAACAACACATCCAGCTCATGACACCAgagatgttttaaatgttactGACACTGAGAAACTTCCAGACACAAATTTGGAAACTG agTCAGTGTCGTTTCATGAAGACGACACCTCAAATGATACCAACACAGAGAACGTTACAGATCCGGCAATTAACATATTAACAG TTTTACCAACACCACATCCAGCTCATGACACCAgagatgttttaaatgttactGACACTGAAAAACTTCCAGACACAAATTTGGAAACTG agTCAGCATCAATTCATGAAGACTACAGCCACAACACCTTGAATGAAACCAACACAGAGAATGTTACAGAGGCGGcaataaaattattatcag ACTCTTCACATTCACCCCATCTAAATGTGACTAACAACAAGAGATGGACCAAAACTG aGTCTCCAAAACCTCGTCCAGCGGATGATGACAGAGATGCTTTGAATGTTGctgacactgaaaaaacaaatatagagTCTG agtCAGCATCATTTCATCCAGACTACAGCCACACCTTGAATAATAACATCATAGAGACTGTTACAGGGGCACCAATACCATTAGTTACAG ACTCATTTTCTACAGAATCGACTCAAAAGAGTGACGTCTTTAATAGCACTAGAAACGTTATTGGCGCACCCATGAAAAGTG ACTCTTCATATCCACCTTGGACTGACAATCAGATGAATGTGACAACTAATGACAGCTGGACAAAAACTG AGTGTTTTATTAAAACCGTAAAATGTTCGGAGGAAGTCACCAAAATGCAAAGCACTTATGGATCCTGGATGTCAGACACATCCCAGCTGAATGAAGGTCGATACTGGCAGGCCGAGCATTTTTCAG GTCGACTTTTGACGGAGCACAAGAACATTTCGGCATTTCAAAACACAAGCATTAAAACTATAGATGTCAAGAAGTTCTACCAAGGGTGCGGCCATGTCGTTTACAAGGGGTCCTTTTACTTCCATAACGCAGGAACACACAGACTTGTAAA atttaaCCTGAACACCAGGAGAACAAACACTCTGATCATGGCACGCAGCAGATACAATAACCTGACTTATCTTTTCCGCAACTCAAAGACTTATTTCAAGTTTGCTGTGGATGAAAATGGACTGTGGGTCATCTTTGCATCAAACACAGGTGACAATACGATGGTTGCGAAGCTAAACCCCGAGACGTTCTCCGTGGAGTCTGTCATTAACACTGGCTATCCCACAAGTAAAGCGGGAAATGCTTTCATTGCATGTGGGGTGCTTTATATCACCGATGGCAAAGACAGAAGAGTGACATATGCCTTCGATTTAAAGAAAGAGAGTCCTCTTGATGTAAGTTTTGATCTAAGGCCAGCTAATGGCATCTTGGCTATGTTGTCATATTATCCCAACAAAAAGCTTTTGTACATGTGGGACAACAGCAGTGTGAAAACCTGCAAAGTTAAACTCAAGCAGACCCAAACATAA
- the LOC122985896 gene encoding gliomedin-like isoform X6, with product MKERSGVCLALKALLAGVCVLLLLSSAGVVFLLFRHKELTEEVVRLDAQMQALAQSCRLQTGFLRTEPGEAGQLKALDRSRRSHSGAPKQSLDKDEKDMLMLMTYSMVPVKAFVDLCNGSRGICLTGPPGPPGLPGRAGSPGPPGRRGKRGHPGEKGEPGPKGDPGALRLKGETCNDIFIEGPPGPRGPPGPPGPPGPARCPEKTRTNTSREHTHQTNMLTDSSPFLTREAVNETRNISSSWSSNETESSTPRPADDARSVLNVTYSKKLLDTNIESDPTQKSDAFNSSGNINDTSMKSDSSYPPQTNNLMNVTTNERLTTTVDSVSFHPDYSHNILNDTNMDNVTDKPIKSLTALLSPDLTQNSDVFNGSRNITDTPMKRELVSPPPDYSNDTLTETNTENVTEASINILTVLPTPHPAHDTRDVLNVTDTEKLPDTNLETESASIHEDYSHNTLNETNTENVTEAAIKLLSDSSHSPHLNVTNNKRWTKTESPKPRPADDDRDALNVADTEKTNIESESASFHPDYSHTLNNNIIETVTGAPIPLVTDSFSTESTQKSDVFNSTRNVIGAPMKSDSSYPPWTDNQMNVTTNDSWTKTECFIKTVKCSEEVTKMQSTYGSWMSDTSQLNEGRYWQAEHFSGRLLTEHKNISAFQNTSIKTIDVKKFYQGCGHVVYKGSFYFHNAGTHRLVKFNLNTRRTNTLIMARSRYNNLTYLFRNSKTYFKFAVDENGLWVIFASNTGDNTMVAKLNPETFSVESVINTGYPTSKAGNAFIACGVLYITDGKDRRVTYAFDLKKESPLDVSFDLRPANGILAMLSYYPNKKLLYMWDNSSVKTCKVKLKQTQT from the exons atgaaggagaggagcGGAGTTTGTCTTGCGTTGAAAGCGCTGCTGGCAGgggtgtgtgtgctgctgctccTGAGCTCGGCAGGTGTGGTGTTTCTGCTGTTTCGACACAAGGAGCTGACGGAGGAAGTGGTCAGGCTGGACGCCCAGATGCAGGCGCTGGCACAGAGCTGCAGGCTGCAGACAGGATTCCTGCGCACGGAGCCTGGAGAGGCCGGACAGCTGAAGGCGCTCGACCGCAGCAGAAGGAGCCACAGTGGAGCTCCAAAACAAAGCCTTGACAAAGACGAGAAGGATATGCTGATGCTGATGACATACTCCATGGTCCCT gTCAAAGCCTTCGTAGATCTGTGTAATGGCTCCAGAGGAATTTGTTTAACAG GCCCACCTGGACCTccag GTTTGCCTGGTAGAGCTGGTTCACCAGGACCACCGGGCAGACGAGGAAAAAGAG GACACCCTGGTGAAAAAGGAGAACCAGGACCTAAAGGAGACCCAGGGGCTCTACGACTGAAAGGCGAGACCTGCAATGACATTTTCATTGAGG GTCCTCCTGGTCCAAGGGGTCCACCTGGCCCACCCGGTCCACCTGGTCCTGCTCGGTGCCCTGAGAAAACAAGAACCAACACCAGCAGAGAACACACCCATCAAACCAACATGTTGACGG ATTCATCTCCTTTCCTGACCAGAGAGGCCGTCAATGAAACCagaaacatcagcagcagctggtcAAGTAACGAGACTG AATCTTCAACACCTCGTCCAGCTGATGATGCCAGAAGCGTCTTGAATGTTACGTACTCCAAGAAACTTTTAGACACAAATATAGAATCGG ATCCGACTCAAAAGAGTGACGCTTTTAATAGCAGTGGAAATATTAATGATACATCCATGAAAAGTG ACTCTTCATATCCACCTCAGACCAACAATCTGATGAATGTGACGACCAATGAGCGCTTGACAACAACTG tGGACTCAGTATCCTTTCATCCAGACTACAGCCACAACATCTTGAATGATACCAACATGGACAATGTTACAGACAAACCAATAAAATCATTAACAG CTCTACTTTCTCCAGATCTGACTCAaaacagtgatgtcttcaatgGCAGCAGAAACATTACTGATACACCCATGAAAAGAG AGTTGGTATCACCTCCTCCAGACTACAGCAATGACACTTTGACTGAAACCAACACAGAAAATGTTACAGAGGCATCAATTAACATCTTAACAG TTTTACCAACACCACATCCAGCTCATGACACCAgagatgttttaaatgttactGACACTGAAAAACTTCCAGACACAAATTTGGAAACTG agTCAGCATCAATTCATGAAGACTACAGCCACAACACCTTGAATGAAACCAACACAGAGAATGTTACAGAGGCGGcaataaaattattatcag ACTCTTCACATTCACCCCATCTAAATGTGACTAACAACAAGAGATGGACCAAAACTG aGTCTCCAAAACCTCGTCCAGCGGATGATGACAGAGATGCTTTGAATGTTGctgacactgaaaaaacaaatatagagTCTG agtCAGCATCATTTCATCCAGACTACAGCCACACCTTGAATAATAACATCATAGAGACTGTTACAGGGGCACCAATACCATTAGTTACAG ACTCATTTTCTACAGAATCGACTCAAAAGAGTGACGTCTTTAATAGCACTAGAAACGTTATTGGCGCACCCATGAAAAGTG ACTCTTCATATCCACCTTGGACTGACAATCAGATGAATGTGACAACTAATGACAGCTGGACAAAAACTG AGTGTTTTATTAAAACCGTAAAATGTTCGGAGGAAGTCACCAAAATGCAAAGCACTTATGGATCCTGGATGTCAGACACATCCCAGCTGAATGAAGGTCGATACTGGCAGGCCGAGCATTTTTCAG GTCGACTTTTGACGGAGCACAAGAACATTTCGGCATTTCAAAACACAAGCATTAAAACTATAGATGTCAAGAAGTTCTACCAAGGGTGCGGCCATGTCGTTTACAAGGGGTCCTTTTACTTCCATAACGCAGGAACACACAGACTTGTAAA atttaaCCTGAACACCAGGAGAACAAACACTCTGATCATGGCACGCAGCAGATACAATAACCTGACTTATCTTTTCCGCAACTCAAAGACTTATTTCAAGTTTGCTGTGGATGAAAATGGACTGTGGGTCATCTTTGCATCAAACACAGGTGACAATACGATGGTTGCGAAGCTAAACCCCGAGACGTTCTCCGTGGAGTCTGTCATTAACACTGGCTATCCCACAAGTAAAGCGGGAAATGCTTTCATTGCATGTGGGGTGCTTTATATCACCGATGGCAAAGACAGAAGAGTGACATATGCCTTCGATTTAAAGAAAGAGAGTCCTCTTGATGTAAGTTTTGATCTAAGGCCAGCTAATGGCATCTTGGCTATGTTGTCATATTATCCCAACAAAAAGCTTTTGTACATGTGGGACAACAGCAGTGTGAAAACCTGCAAAGTTAAACTCAAGCAGACCCAAACATAA